Within Pseudomonadota bacterium, the genomic segment CCACGACGACCATGCAAATCTGCATGTAGAGATAGCGTCTGAACATCAGATCAGTCCTGCGTACGGGCGAACACGTAACCGGCGCCCCTTACCGTAATCACGCGACGCGGGTGCTTGGGATCATCTTCGATCTCCGCGCGAATGCGGGAGATATGGACGTCGATCGATCTGTCAAACGCACCAGCGTTCGTGCCCTTTAGTCTGTTCATAAGATAGTCTCGCGTCTGGACACGTCCCATGCCCTGCGAGAGCAGATCGAGTAGCTGGAATTGAAAGGCGGTGAGATCACAACGCCGTCCATCGATCCGCGCCTCCATGGCATCGCGATCAATCTCCAAGCGGCCGTGGCGTTCCAGGTTGACCGAACCACCACTCTTGCTGCGCCTTAGCAGCGCCCGCAGCCGCGCCAGCAACTCTCTTGGTTCGAATGGCTTCGGCAGATAGTCATCGGCGCCAACTTCCAGTCCGACAACACGGTCCATGGGATCTCCCTTGGCGGTGAGCATCAGTATCGGCGTGTTGTCGAAGCTTCGCAGCGCCTTGCAAATTTCCAAACCGTCAATGTCAGGCAGCATGAGATCCAGGATCACGGCATCGATGGTCTGGGTGCGCTGCATGCGAAGTCCATCGGTGCCTGTCGCTGCGATTGACACGGAAAATCCGTGATCCCGCAGATAGTCTCGGATCATGCCGGCCAGCTTCGCGTCATCGTCAATCAACAGGATTTCGCCCTGAGAGGCACGATCGCGGTCAATGGGTGAGACAAGATCTCCCCCACTAGAGTCATTGCGCGCATCGGCGGTCTTGCTGTCTGTCACCGAAGTTCTCAGTGCTCCTGGGTCGTTCTCTGTCGGCGGCTAGAAGTCATAGGTCAATCCAAGTAGTCCCGTCACTTGGTTTTCATTTTGGACCAGAGGGCTGTCTGCGGCATCGCCAACCAGTCGTTGGTAGATTACCGCGCCGCGAAGGCTAAGGTTGTCTGTCAGCAAGTATGACATCCCAAGGGTCGAACCAACGGACCTTACTCCGGCTCCCGGGCTGTAAACCGGCAAGCCGCTCCCCGCGGACTGACTCGAACTCACACCAAATTGGCTCTGCATGTAGTCGCCATCGGCGACTGCGATTCCAGCCGATGGTCGAACGAAGAACATGTCTGTTACGGCG encodes:
- a CDS encoding response regulator transcription factor, with protein sequence MLLIDDDAKLAGMIRDYLRDHGFSVSIAATGTDGLRMQRTQTIDAVILDLMLPDIDGLEICKALRSFDNTPILMLTAKGDPMDRVVGLEVGADDYLPKPFEPRELLARLRALLRRSKSGGSVNLERHGRLEIDRDAMEARIDGRRCDLTAFQFQLLDLLSQGMGRVQTRDYLMNRLKGTNAGAFDRSIDVHISRIRAEIEDDPKHPRRVITVRGAGYVFARTQD